A region of Moorena producens PAL-8-15-08-1 DNA encodes the following proteins:
- the dhaL gene encoding dihydroxyacetone kinase subunit DhaL, with the protein MVTVTKHKILQWLQAVATVLEQNKDYLTELDAAIGDADHGINMNRGFQKVITQLPKVADKDIGSILKTVSMTLISSVGGASGPLYGTLFLRSSAAVAGKQELTQEDMVKLFQAAVEGVVQRGKANLGDKTMLDALSPAANAFAQAVDKGDSMLEALQQAVNAAEEGMKNTIPLVAKKGRASYLGERSAGHQDPGATSAYLILQTLLETIGTGSRE; encoded by the coding sequence ATGGTAACGGTAACTAAACATAAAATTCTACAGTGGTTACAAGCAGTCGCTACTGTACTCGAACAAAACAAGGACTATCTAACCGAACTTGATGCTGCTATTGGTGATGCTGACCACGGTATTAATATGAATCGTGGCTTTCAAAAGGTAATCACTCAGCTTCCTAAAGTCGCAGATAAAGACATTGGCAGTATTCTCAAAACCGTCAGCATGACTCTAATTTCCAGTGTCGGAGGTGCCAGTGGACCACTTTATGGCACTCTATTCTTGCGCTCAAGTGCAGCAGTAGCAGGAAAGCAAGAACTGACACAAGAGGATATGGTCAAACTATTCCAAGCAGCAGTGGAGGGGGTCGTCCAGCGAGGCAAAGCCAACTTGGGAGATAAGACCATGTTAGATGCTCTATCACCCGCAGCCAATGCCTTCGCACAAGCTGTAGATAAAGGAGACAGTATGTTAGAAGCCTTGCAACAGGCTGTCAACGCAGCAGAAGAAGGGATGAAAAATACTATTCCGTTGGTGGCCAAGAAGGGACGAGCCAGTTATTTAGGAGAGCGCAGTGCTGGACATCAAGACCCTGGTGCTACGTCAGCCTATTTGATTCTCCAGACACTGCTAGAAACTATTGGCACAGGGAGTAGGGAGTAG